CACCGCCTTCAGCCCCCGTACCCTCCCCACCGCCCCCACCAGCCCCATCGGCCCCTTCAGCAGACCAAAGACCGTCTCCAGCTCCCACCGCCGCCCCAAAAGCCTCCGGTACGCACCTCTCCCCCGCCGCCGCAGGTTCAAAAGCCGCCCCCTCCCCTTTGGCCTTCCCCGTCTCCGGTTATGCCCCGTCACCAGAAGCATCCCTCGCCTCCTCGTCAACCAAAAGTTGGCTTCCCCCTCGTAGGCCGCGTCCGCCACCACCACGGGGGGCTTCTCCCCAGGAAACCTCTCCACCCCCCAGAGCATCCCCCGCCCCACCGGGGAGTCGTGCCATGAGGCCGGGGTCACCCGTAGGGCCAGCACCTCCCCCGTGTCCAGGTCCACGAGGAGGTGGAGCTTGTACCCATAAACCCAGCCCCCATCCGAGCCCACGCCCCAAGCCGCCTCCCCATCCGACCTCTGGGCGGGGAGAAGGGTGGCGTCCATGGCCAGCACCCGCCTCCCCCGGCCCACCCGCTTCCCTCCCCGCAGGAGGGGCCAGGGTAGCTTCCGGCTCCGCTCGCTGAGGGTGGCAGAGGAGGGAACGCGCTCTAGACCGAGGC
Above is a genomic segment from Thermus thermamylovorans containing:
- a CDS encoding transposase produces the protein MEEHQTPPSILPLPLEELVPLLQAWLQARLPEGERKPGRPRTFSDLSLFLFHLVRALLGFSSERMRRELARNPRLRKRLGLERVPSSATLSERSRKLPWPLLRGGKRVGRGRRVLAMDATLLPAQRSDGEAAWGVGSDGGWVYGYKLHLLVDLDTGEVLALRVTPASWHDSPVGRGMLWGVERFPGEKPPVVVADAAYEGEANFWLTRRRGMLLVTGHNRRRGRPKGRGRLLNLRRRGRGAYRRLLGRRWELETVFGLLKGPMGLVGAVGRVRGLKAV